From the genome of Mycetocola spongiae, one region includes:
- a CDS encoding helix-turn-helix domain-containing protein, translating to MKSERWIPLGRSGNIEDAHRMLNGRFLRSEEDIVERVIRGSWIPENGEYRFDLRTRLCSFGLVMESEHTAFRLRGLTRPMTELIDIGFVLEGEVEMTTGGKTHVFAAGSIYVIPSWNPPEVLVRTGVKHLLVRISRERLRDRGVRSVEKFARFDPDSALAPLLRVVALEYLRLPTTLGKFAQSSADRVLEDLIVGMLLETGGFRYDPADINAGIRARALSIIAAEHRDPELDPGGVAERMRMSLRQLQRVFQDEKPGLSERIGQARVRSAAEMLSAPGAADLSVNEIARRVGFGTGFRLRAALRREFNSTPSEYRRGIDTLPGDFDEPKTVIVK from the coding sequence GTGAAATCGGAGCGCTGGATTCCGCTGGGCAGGAGCGGGAATATCGAGGATGCCCACCGCATGCTGAACGGCAGGTTCCTGCGCAGCGAGGAGGACATCGTTGAGCGGGTGATCCGGGGTTCCTGGATTCCCGAGAATGGTGAGTACCGCTTTGATCTGCGAACGCGGTTGTGTTCCTTTGGTCTGGTGATGGAGAGCGAGCATACGGCGTTTCGGCTGCGCGGCCTGACCCGGCCGATGACCGAGCTGATTGATATCGGTTTTGTGCTGGAGGGGGAGGTCGAGATGACCACCGGCGGCAAAACCCACGTATTTGCGGCGGGCTCGATTTATGTCATTCCCTCCTGGAATCCGCCCGAGGTGCTGGTGCGCACGGGGGTAAAACACCTCCTGGTGCGTATTTCCCGCGAACGGTTACGCGATCGTGGGGTGCGGTCCGTGGAGAAATTTGCCCGATTTGATCCCGATTCCGCGCTCGCCCCACTGCTGCGGGTTGTGGCGCTGGAATATCTGCGCCTGCCCACGACCCTCGGAAAATTTGCGCAGTCCAGCGCTGATCGGGTACTCGAGGATCTGATCGTGGGCATGCTGCTGGAGACCGGGGGTTTTCGTTATGATCCCGCGGATATCAACGCGGGCATTCGCGCGCGGGCGCTCAGTATCATCGCGGCGGAGCATCGTGATCCCGAGCTGGACCCGGGGGGAGTGGCCGAGCGCATGCGCATGTCGCTGCGGCAGCTGCAGCGGGTATTCCAGGACGAAAAACCCGGACTGAGCGAACGGATCGGCCAGGCCCGGGTGCGTTCGGCCGCGGAAATGCTCAGCGCGCCCGGTGCCGCGGATCTCTCGGTCAACGAGATTGCGCGCAGGGTGGGGTTTGGGACGGGATTCCGGCTGCGGGCGGCGCTGCGGCGCGAGTTCAACAGCACACCCTCGGAGTATCGCCGGGGGATCGATACCCTCCCGGGGGATTTCGACGAGCCGAAAACTGTTATCGTTAAATAG
- a CDS encoding M20/M25/M40 family metallo-hydrolase: MGTAISAATRAELDAKIRSLMPELREGLERLIAIPSVAFPGFPSEPIHEAHDLVRELAAEAGVILRDSLRLPDTSPVVWGEIPAPPGAPTVLLYCHYDVVPAGEESDWESPPFIATEREGAIYGRGTADSKSNLMVHLGALRAFGGRPPVGIKLVIEGQEEAGSAFDYWPEKNPEFFHADAMVIADVGNVRPGVPTLTVALRGDAAVTVEVNTLGSAKHSGQFGGAAPDALLVLMRALATLHDDSGDVAVPGLLRTEWAGSSYTEAEFAELAEMLPGTVLQGTGGLGERIWSGPALTVTGIDVPSVEGAVNAVSPHARARINLRVHPEQDAREAQAALIAYLEAQTPFGISLEVAAGDTGNGYSAAEGGPAYHAALAALGSAWEAEPTTAAIGGSIPLVNSLHLAAPEAEILLFGTADGFSRIHAPNERVLIDEFERAILAEALFLSELASRKNA; encoded by the coding sequence ATGGGTACAGCAATCTCGGCCGCCACGCGTGCGGAACTGGACGCCAAAATTCGGTCACTTATGCCCGAGCTGCGCGAGGGGCTGGAGCGGCTTATCGCGATTCCCTCGGTGGCGTTCCCCGGGTTTCCGAGCGAACCCATCCACGAGGCCCACGACCTGGTGCGCGAGCTGGCCGCCGAGGCCGGCGTGATTCTGCGCGATTCCCTGCGGCTGCCCGATACCTCACCCGTGGTCTGGGGAGAGATTCCCGCTCCCCCCGGTGCACCCACCGTGTTGCTCTACTGCCACTATGACGTGGTCCCAGCGGGGGAGGAATCCGACTGGGAGTCGCCGCCGTTTATCGCAACCGAACGCGAGGGGGCCATCTACGGACGCGGTACCGCCGATTCCAAGTCAAATCTGATGGTGCATCTGGGTGCGCTGCGTGCGTTTGGGGGGCGACCGCCGGTGGGCATCAAACTTGTGATCGAGGGGCAGGAGGAGGCCGGAAGCGCCTTTGACTACTGGCCCGAGAAAAACCCCGAGTTTTTCCACGCCGATGCGATGGTGATCGCGGATGTGGGCAATGTCCGCCCGGGCGTTCCCACCCTCACGGTCGCGTTGCGCGGAGACGCCGCGGTCACGGTGGAGGTGAATACGCTGGGTTCGGCCAAACACAGCGGCCAGTTTGGGGGTGCCGCCCCCGATGCGCTTCTGGTGCTGATGCGGGCACTGGCGACCCTGCACGATGACAGCGGCGATGTGGCCGTGCCCGGACTGCTACGCACGGAATGGGCGGGAAGCAGCTATACCGAGGCCGAGTTTGCGGAGCTGGCCGAGATGCTCCCGGGGACCGTGCTTCAGGGAACCGGGGGGCTGGGGGAGCGGATCTGGTCCGGCCCCGCACTGACCGTGACCGGTATCGATGTTCCGAGCGTGGAGGGGGCGGTCAACGCCGTCTCCCCGCATGCCCGGGCCCGCATCAACCTGCGTGTGCATCCCGAGCAGGACGCCCGTGAGGCCCAGGCCGCCCTGATCGCATACCTGGAGGCGCAAACCCCGTTTGGCATCTCGCTGGAGGTCGCGGCGGGGGATACCGGCAACGGCTATTCCGCCGCCGAGGGGGGCCCGGCCTATCACGCGGCGCTCGCCGCCCTGGGCTCGGCCTGGGAGGCGGAGCCCACCACCGCGGCGATTGGGGGGTCAATTCCCCTCGTGAATTCGCTGCATCTGGCCGCACCCGAGGCGGAGATTCTGCTCTTTGGCACCGCCGATGGTTTCAGTCGGATCCATGCCCCGAATGAGCGCGTCCTGATCGATGAGTTTGAGCGCGCCATCCTGGCCGAGGCGCTGTTTCTCTCCGAATTAGCCAGCAGAAAGAACGCCTAA
- a CDS encoding YfcC family protein has protein sequence MTSTATPPVRSRRKFEFPSAFTVLVIVTLLVWIAVFFIPSGQYEKEADGSPIVGTFQNVPAPQNFGERVIDFFLAPINGLYGILNHETGMIQPFGAGSLFGAVGVFMFVLAIGAFMTVVFQTGAMDRGIARLAFATRKRGWLLIASVMVLFSLLGSTMGFAEETLGFYALIVPLMLALGYDRLVAVGSIFLAAGVGAMASTVNPFSIGVASGEAGVSIGDGIVLRIILWVVLTTITVLYVLRYARKIKANPAASILAGDSAAGAEEPGAAPGIPEALSGRQKAVLVVTGLAFATMIFSVIPWSSVLPVEKDYPFAWELGWWFPELTALFIVGAVVVGFIGGLGEKGIAAAIGKGAGDFIFPAIVILLARGVTVILNNTQTIDTMLHAMEQLVVGASAGFFAVLVFLINAPLAILVPSSSGHATLAMPLLAPLGDFAGIDRSLVITAWNAGARWMGLIMPTNAVLMGGIALAGVGYNKYARFVLPLMAVLLVVTLVFLVIGALL, from the coding sequence ATGACCTCCACCGCCACGCCTCCGGTCCGGAGCCGCCGCAAATTTGAGTTTCCGAGCGCGTTCACCGTGCTGGTCATTGTGACCCTCCTGGTCTGGATCGCGGTGTTTTTCATCCCGAGCGGTCAGTACGAGAAGGAGGCCGATGGTTCGCCCATCGTGGGCACCTTCCAAAACGTGCCCGCCCCGCAAAATTTTGGCGAGCGGGTTATCGACTTTTTCCTCGCCCCGATCAACGGCCTCTACGGAATCCTGAATCACGAGACCGGCATGATCCAACCCTTCGGGGCCGGATCGCTCTTCGGCGCGGTGGGCGTATTCATGTTTGTTTTGGCAATCGGCGCCTTCATGACCGTGGTCTTTCAGACCGGGGCGATGGATCGCGGAATTGCCCGGCTGGCCTTCGCCACCCGCAAGCGCGGCTGGCTCCTCATCGCCTCGGTGATGGTGCTCTTCTCCCTGCTGGGATCCACGATGGGGTTCGCCGAGGAGACCCTCGGTTTTTATGCGCTGATCGTCCCGCTGATGCTGGCTCTGGGCTATGACCGCCTGGTTGCCGTGGGCTCCATCTTCCTCGCGGCGGGCGTCGGCGCGATGGCCTCCACGGTGAACCCGTTTTCGATCGGTGTGGCCTCGGGCGAGGCGGGGGTCTCGATCGGTGATGGCATCGTATTGCGCATCATCCTGTGGGTGGTACTCACCACGATCACGGTGCTCTACGTATTGCGCTATGCCCGCAAAATCAAGGCCAATCCCGCGGCCTCGATCCTGGCCGGCGATTCCGCGGCCGGGGCCGAGGAGCCCGGTGCGGCCCCGGGGATTCCGGAGGCCCTGAGCGGGCGGCAAAAGGCCGTCCTTGTGGTGACCGGGCTCGCCTTCGCCACGATGATCTTCTCGGTGATCCCCTGGTCCAGTGTCCTGCCCGTGGAGAAGGACTATCCGTTTGCCTGGGAGCTGGGCTGGTGGTTCCCCGAGCTCACCGCGCTGTTTATCGTGGGTGCCGTGGTGGTGGGCTTTATCGGTGGCCTGGGGGAAAAGGGCATCGCGGCCGCCATTGGAAAGGGCGCGGGTGATTTCATTTTTCCCGCGATCGTGATTCTCCTGGCCCGCGGTGTGACCGTGATCCTGAATAACACCCAGACTATCGACACGATGCTGCACGCGATGGAGCAGCTGGTGGTGGGGGCCTCCGCGGGGTTTTTCGCCGTGCTGGTATTCCTGATTAACGCCCCGCTGGCGATCCTGGTTCCCTCCTCCTCGGGGCATGCCACGCTCGCGATGCCCCTGCTGGCCCCGCTCGGGGACTTTGCCGGGATTGACCGCTCCCTCGTGATCACCGCCTGGAATGCCGGGGCCCGCTGGATGGGTCTGATCATGCCCACCAATGCGGTGCTCATGGGTGGCATCGCGCTCGCCGGGGTCGGCTATAACAAATACGCCAGATTTGTATTGCCCCTGATGGCGGTATTGCTGGTGGTTACGCTGGTCTTCCTGGTGATTGGGGCGTTGCTCTGA
- a CDS encoding carbohydrate ABC transporter permease — MTIVAPRTEAVAPAAAAPAPGRRRRHSPERWTRLLFIAPAALYILAFFGYPIVKNFTMSLQEYTTKTFFTGEAPWVGLANYVTVTTSSLFGPAFLNTALFTLGSILGQFVIGMALAVFFKRRFPLNGFLRSMMLLPWLLPVIVSSATWRSILDQDSGILNRFLGAIGLTDAPIGWLTDPAVALIAVIIVNIWVGIPFNVALLYGGLQDIPEELYEAAALDGATGWKAFWHITWPSLRPVVSVVLVLGVVYTLKVLDVILGLTNGGPANATQTLAVRSYQESFVNFQFGVGSAYSNVLILVSLIFAVIYLRANRRAVDE; from the coding sequence ATGACCATCGTTGCACCCCGGACCGAGGCGGTGGCCCCCGCGGCCGCCGCCCCGGCCCCCGGGCGCCGCCGCCGGCACTCGCCCGAGCGCTGGACCAGGCTCCTGTTTATCGCCCCCGCCGCACTGTATATCCTCGCGTTCTTCGGCTATCCGATCGTGAAAAACTTCACGATGAGCCTGCAGGAATACACCACCAAAACCTTCTTCACGGGCGAGGCCCCGTGGGTGGGACTGGCCAATTATGTGACGGTGACCACGAGCTCACTCTTTGGCCCGGCCTTCCTGAACACCGCACTCTTCACGCTCGGCTCGATCCTCGGCCAGTTTGTCATCGGCATGGCCCTGGCCGTGTTCTTTAAACGCCGCTTCCCGCTCAACGGGTTCCTGCGTTCGATGATGCTGCTGCCCTGGCTGCTGCCCGTGATCGTGTCCAGCGCCACCTGGCGCTCGATCCTCGACCAGGACAGCGGAATCCTGAACCGTTTCCTCGGCGCGATTGGGCTGACCGATGCGCCCATCGGCTGGCTCACCGATCCCGCCGTGGCCCTGATCGCCGTGATCATCGTGAATATCTGGGTGGGCATCCCCTTTAACGTGGCGCTGCTCTACGGCGGCCTGCAGGATATCCCCGAGGAACTCTACGAGGCGGCCGCGCTGGATGGCGCGACCGGCTGGAAGGCGTTCTGGCATATCACCTGGCCCAGCCTGCGCCCCGTCGTGAGCGTGGTGCTTGTGCTCGGAGTGGTCTATACCCTCAAGGTCCTGGACGTGATCCTCGGCCTCACCAACGGCGGGCCCGCCAATGCCACCCAGACCCTCGCGGTGCGCTCCTATCAGGAGTCCTTTGTGAACTTCCAGTTC
- the mgtE gene encoding magnesium transporter, whose amino-acid sequence MTELLSAADRLDEALASDALLQASAVLSEMSPREIIAVIERSSSRRAAVVFRLLAKDRALDVFEHLNPTVQGELLHGLQAEDVTALFAELDPDDRVTLMDELPAVVARRLLLGLDPHERALTNVMLGYPARSIGRRMSPEFIRVHPEFTVAQSLELVRDRARSAETIYTIPVTDAQKRLVGIVSLRDLIAEEPHILISAIMNRAEYAIASDDAEEIARRCSEMELLAMPIVDSEIRLIGILTVDDAHEILRDAEEEDMARAGASEPLRRPYLSSSIFQIARSRVVWLFVLAISALLTVQVLGIFEATLEQKVVLALFIPLLTGTGGNTGSQAATTITRALAMGEVGPGDVGKVLLREVRVGTMLGLLLGTVGFTLASLVYDVPTGLVIGTTLLCVCALAATVGGAMPLIAKAIRVDPAVFSTPFITTFCDATGLLIYFSLAKLILQI is encoded by the coding sequence ATGACCGAATTGCTTAGCGCCGCCGACCGGCTGGATGAGGCCCTCGCCTCCGATGCCCTCCTTCAGGCCTCCGCCGTTCTCAGCGAGATGAGCCCGCGCGAGATTATCGCGGTGATCGAACGTAGTTCCTCGCGCCGGGCCGCCGTGGTTTTCCGGCTGCTGGCCAAGGATCGCGCGCTGGATGTTTTTGAACATCTGAACCCCACGGTGCAGGGGGAGCTGCTGCACGGGCTTCAGGCCGAGGATGTCACCGCGCTTTTTGCCGAGCTGGACCCCGATGACCGGGTCACGCTGATGGACGAGCTTCCCGCGGTGGTGGCCCGCCGGCTGCTGCTGGGCCTCGATCCGCATGAGCGCGCCCTGACCAATGTGATGCTGGGCTATCCTGCCCGCTCGATTGGTCGCCGGATGAGTCCCGAGTTTATCCGGGTGCACCCCGAGTTCACGGTCGCCCAGTCCCTCGAGCTGGTGCGCGATCGGGCCCGCTCGGCCGAGACCATCTATACGATCCCGGTCACGGATGCGCAAAAGCGCCTGGTGGGAATCGTGAGTTTGCGTGATCTGATCGCGGAGGAACCCCATATCCTGATCTCCGCGATCATGAACCGCGCCGAATATGCGATCGCGAGCGATGACGCCGAGGAGATCGCCCGGCGCTGTAGCGAGATGGAACTGCTCGCGATGCCGATCGTGGATAGCGAGATCCGGTTGATCGGAATCCTCACGGTGGATGACGCGCACGAGATTCTGCGCGATGCCGAGGAGGAGGACATGGCCCGCGCCGGCGCCTCCGAGCCGCTGCGCCGCCCCTATCTGTCTAGCTCGATCTTTCAGATCGCGCGCTCGCGTGTGGTGTGGCTTTTTGTCCTCGCGATCTCTGCCCTGCTCACCGTGCAGGTGCTGGGTATCTTCGAGGCCACCCTGGAACAGAAGGTGGTCCTTGCGCTTTTTATCCCGCTGCTGACCGGAACCGGGGGAAATACCGGGTCCCAGGCCGCCACCACAATTACCCGCGCACTCGCGATGGGCGAGGTGGGCCCGGGGGATGTGGGCAAGGTGCTCCTGCGCGAGGTGCGGGTGGGCACGATGCTGGGGTTGCTGCTGGGTACCGTGGGATTCACCCTCGCCTCGCTGGTATATGACGTGCCCACCGGGCTGGTGATTGGCACCACGCTGCTGTGTGTTTGTGCGCTGGCCGCCACGGTGGGTGGCGCGATGCCGCTGATCGCGAAGGCCATCCGGGTGGATCCGGCCGTATTCTCGACCCCGTTTATCACCACCTTCTGTGATGCCACGGGCCTGCTGATTTATTTCAGCCTCGCCAAGCTGATCCTGCAGATTTAG
- a CDS encoding LacI family DNA-binding transcriptional regulator, with the protein MATMRDVARRAGVSLATVSFAINNTKPVAPATRERVEAAMAELGYRPDPIARALASRRTRIIALLFPVLQHTLGGTALKFFTSAAAAANDAGYTLILWPGNNDAEQIDTLVSKGLIEGAVLMEVHLGDTRVDRLRELGIPFSLIGRTADLTGLSYVDVNFEGAVIAGLDRLRALGHRDIGLVFGDGGDPNIHDYGPVVRTRETYIERMRAHGETPRVFSCAESSAAGRELAPRILAEAPHLTALLLLNEQATAGIVGALAQAGCPVPEAISMLALGSSPEISGASNPEISVYESPSLELGRRGVAALIAMLEDPGTEPARALVDCRYVDFGSTAPALAR; encoded by the coding sequence ATGGCAACTATGCGCGATGTCGCACGGCGGGCGGGGGTATCCCTCGCGACCGTGTCGTTTGCCATAAATAACACCAAGCCGGTAGCGCCGGCCACTCGCGAACGCGTGGAGGCGGCGATGGCCGAACTGGGCTACCGCCCCGACCCCATCGCCCGCGCCCTCGCCAGCCGGCGCACGCGCATCATCGCGCTGCTTTTCCCGGTCCTCCAGCACACGCTGGGCGGAACGGCACTGAAATTTTTCACAAGCGCCGCGGCCGCCGCCAATGATGCCGGCTATACGCTGATCCTCTGGCCCGGCAATAACGACGCCGAACAGATCGATACCCTCGTCTCGAAGGGGCTGATTGAGGGAGCCGTGCTGATGGAGGTGCACCTCGGCGATACCCGGGTGGACCGGCTGCGCGAGCTGGGCATCCCGTTTTCCCTGATCGGACGCACCGCGGATCTGACCGGGCTGAGCTATGTGGATGTGAACTTCGAGGGGGCCGTGATTGCGGGCCTCGACCGGCTGCGCGCGCTGGGACACCGCGATATCGGCCTCGTCTTCGGCGATGGGGGAGACCCCAATATTCACGATTACGGCCCGGTGGTGCGCACGCGCGAGACCTATATTGAGCGCATGCGTGCGCACGGAGAGACGCCGCGGGTCTTCTCCTGCGCGGAGTCCTCGGCCGCTGGCCGGGAGCTTGCGCCACGCATCCTCGCCGAGGCCCCGCATCTCACGGCCCTGCTGCTCCTGAACGAACAGGCCACCGCGGGAATCGTGGGGGCGCTCGCCCAGGCCGGATGCCCGGTACCGGAGGCGATCTCGATGCTGGCGCTGGGGTCCTCGCCCGAGATTTCCGGTGCCTCCAATCCGGAGATCTCCGTATATGAATCGCCCAGTCTTGAGCTCGGTCGGCGCGGCGTGGCCGCGCTGATCGCGATGCTGGAGGACCCGGGTACCGAGCCGGCCCGGGCGCTGGTGGACTGCCGCTATGTGGACTTTGGCTCCACCGCGCCTGCCCTCGCCCGCTGA
- a CDS encoding sugar ABC transporter substrate-binding protein yields MMKKYRYPIFASLAIAPLILTGCGSSASPEASGSADSLTVVDYYNNDPDKGLIGDALDKCAASINVTLDRTVVPGKDLIQKVLQMSSSKTLPDVLMLDNPDLQEIAATGGLAPLSQFDVDTAGFAPGILEAATYENEVYGLAPTVNTLGLFVNPAMLAEAGLEAPKTWDELKSTAAALTSGDRYGIAFSSIATYEGSWQFLPLLWTNGGSEDDLTSPEAAEALALQVDLVNAGSASKSVVNWSQSDVKDQFAAGKAAMMINGPWQIPALSEDPSIEWDTVQIPINKAGQKAVAPLGGEVWTVPQTGNKDKQAKAAQLIECITSDENQLALAEARYTVPTKTALSEQYVALRPEMESFTEQVANARSRTGILGTGWPKAATQIYTGIQLGLTGQATPEDAFSKATAG; encoded by the coding sequence ATGATGAAAAAATATCGTTATCCGATTTTCGCGAGTCTGGCCATCGCGCCGCTGATCCTCACCGGCTGCGGTTCCTCCGCCTCCCCCGAGGCCTCCGGCAGCGCCGACTCCCTCACCGTTGTTGACTATTACAATAACGACCCCGATAAGGGCCTGATCGGCGACGCCCTGGATAAGTGCGCCGCAAGCATCAACGTCACGCTCGACCGCACCGTGGTCCCCGGAAAGGACCTCATCCAGAAGGTGCTGCAGATGTCCTCCTCAAAAACGCTTCCGGATGTCCTGATGCTGGATAACCCCGACCTGCAGGAGATCGCCGCGACCGGCGGCCTCGCCCCGCTCAGCCAGTTTGATGTGGATACCGCGGGCTTCGCCCCGGGAATCCTCGAGGCCGCCACCTATGAAAACGAGGTCTACGGACTCGCCCCCACCGTGAACACCCTGGGCCTCTTTGTGAACCCCGCGATGCTCGCCGAGGCCGGGCTGGAGGCACCCAAGACCTGGGACGAACTCAAGAGCACCGCGGCTGCCCTCACCAGCGGCGACCGCTATGGCATCGCCTTCTCCTCGATTGCCACCTATGAGGGCAGCTGGCAGTTCCTGCCGCTGCTCTGGACCAACGGCGGTTCCGAGGATGACCTGACCTCGCCCGAGGCCGCGGAGGCCCTCGCCCTCCAGGTGGATCTCGTGAACGCGGGCTCGGCCTCCAAGAGCGTCGTGAACTGGAGCCAGTCCGATGTGAAGGACCAGTTTGCGGCGGGCAAGGCCGCGATGATGATCAACGGCCCGTGGCAGATCCCCGCGCTCAGCGAGGACCCCTCGATCGAGTGGGACACCGTGCAGATCCCGATTAATAAGGCCGGACAGAAGGCCGTGGCTCCGCTCGGCGGCGAGGTCTGGACCGTGCCGCAGACCGGCAATAAGGATAAGCAGGCCAAGGCCGCGCAGCTGATCGAGTGCATCACCAGCGACGAAAACCAGCTCGCCCTCGCCGAGGCCCGCTATACCGTGCCCACCAAGACCGCGCTCTCCGAGCAGTATGTGGCCCTCCGCCCCGAGATGGAATCCTTCACCGAGCAGGTAGCCAATGCCCGCTCGCGCACCGGAATCCTCGGAACCGGCTGGCCCAAGGCCGCGACGCAGATCTATACCGGCATCCAGCTGGGACTCACCGGCCAGGCCACACCCGAGGACGCCTTCTCGAAGGCCACGGCGGGATAG
- a CDS encoding SLC13 family permease, producing the protein MDPILATFLILGAAVIAFLSGRLPLAVIAVGVSLALWASGVLPLQDALAGFGDPTVLFIAALFIVSEGLDSSGVTALLGRAIAARSRGNSRRALLLIMLIVAALTALISVNGAVAALLPMTVIIAVRSGFPPARLLLPLAFAAHAGSLLALTGSPVNVIVSEIAREETGHGFGFLEFGLVGVPLVVGTVLIVMLCGRGLVPERAASALPRDLSGHADTLFRHYSSPVSSLLPDPALETVGGEEGVAEVIVAPRSSLIGERAFPGMVSASGALIVLAIQRNGKDTGSRETILAGGDALLVRGPWAALEALTASDRVLAVDEPALWRRQILPLGPAGYTAIAVLLGMIILLVSGAVPAAVAGLLGAGAMILTRVVSMGQAYRSISWTTVILVAGMIPLSTAFLETGAAEVIGHGLILAVGAAGPHMILLAMCLVVAILGQLISNTATVLIMAPIAIAIAGEMNLSLLPFLMALAVTGAAAFLTPVATPVNMMVMGPGGYRFSDYWRLGLPLLALFLAVAVLLVPLIWPF; encoded by the coding sequence ATGGACCCCATTCTTGCGACATTTTTGATCCTCGGGGCCGCGGTCATCGCCTTTCTCTCGGGACGGCTGCCGCTCGCGGTGATCGCGGTAGGGGTCAGCCTCGCGCTCTGGGCCAGCGGGGTCCTCCCCCTGCAGGATGCCCTGGCCGGGTTTGGCGATCCCACGGTGCTCTTTATTGCGGCGCTATTTATCGTGAGCGAGGGCCTGGACTCCTCGGGGGTGACCGCCCTGCTTGGGCGCGCGATTGCCGCGCGGTCCCGCGGCAATTCGCGGCGGGCGCTGCTGTTAATCATGCTGATCGTGGCGGCGCTGACCGCGCTGATCAGCGTAAATGGTGCGGTCGCGGCGCTCCTGCCGATGACCGTGATCATTGCGGTGCGCAGCGGATTCCCACCCGCGCGGCTGCTGCTACCGCTCGCCTTTGCCGCGCATGCGGGTTCATTGCTTGCGCTCACGGGCTCCCCCGTGAACGTGATCGTATCCGAGATTGCGCGCGAGGAAACCGGCCACGGATTTGGGTTCCTGGAATTTGGGCTGGTAGGGGTCCCGCTGGTGGTGGGAACCGTGCTAATCGTCATGCTGTGCGGCCGGGGACTGGTTCCCGAGCGCGCGGCGAGCGCCCTCCCGCGGGATCTCAGCGGGCATGCCGATACGCTTTTCCGCCACTATTCCTCGCCCGTGTCCAGCCTGCTCCCCGATCCCGCGCTGGAGACCGTGGGCGGGGAGGAGGGGGTGGCCGAGGTGATTGTGGCCCCGCGCTCCTCGCTGATCGGCGAGCGCGCATTCCCCGGGATGGTTTCCGCCTCGGGGGCACTGATTGTGCTGGCCATTCAGCGCAACGGGAAGGACACCGGTTCGCGCGAGACGATCCTGGCGGGCGGCGATGCGCTCCTCGTGCGGGGCCCCTGGGCGGCACTCGAGGCGCTCACAGCCTCGGATCGGGTACTCGCGGTGGACGAGCCCGCGCTCTGGCGGCGACAGATACTGCCGCTGGGTCCGGCCGGCTATACCGCGATCGCGGTGCTGCTGGGCATGATTATTTTGCTGGTCAGCGGGGCGGTCCCGGCGGCCGTGGCCGGGCTCCTCGGGGCGGGTGCGATGATCCTGACCCGGGTGGTATCGATGGGGCAGGCGTATCGCAGTATCTCCTGGACCACGGTGATCCTCGTGGCCGGGATGATTCCGCTGTCCACGGCGTTCCTGGAGACCGGGGCGGCCGAGGTGATTGGCCACGGCCTGATTCTTGCGGTGGGCGCGGCCGGGCCCCACATGATTCTTCTCGCGATGTGTCTGGTGGTTGCGATACTGGGTCAGCTCATCAGCAATACCGCCACCGTGCTGATCATGGCGCCGATCGCGATCGCCATCGCGGGTGAGATGAACCTTTCGCTGCTGCCGTTTTTGATGGCGCTCGCGGTCACCGGTGCCGCCGCGTTCCTGACCCCGGTAGCCACCCCCGTCAATATGATGGTGATGGGTCCGGGCGGATATCGTTTTTCCGATTATTGGCGGCTTGGGCTGCCCCTCCTGGCCCTATTTCTTGCCGTCGCGGTGCTGCTGGTCCCGCTGATCTGGCCGTTTTAG